The Peribacillus simplex genome contains a region encoding:
- a CDS encoding PqqD family protein, which produces MLRKRQSKKRNLLTMVPLLERRVTMVHESSEATFLVIQRINFVERITIRFFKQPSVRKIKLDKFGAYAIKQMQSQRNVNQISEAMSEHFGEEAEPALPRLMKFLEILEAHDWIIWDNEEEK; this is translated from the coding sequence ATGCTTCGTAAACGCCAATCAAAAAAGAGGAACCTGTTAACTATGGTTCCCCTTTTGGAAAGACGCGTCACTATGGTACATGAATCTTCGGAAGCAACTTTTCTGGTCATTCAAAGGATTAATTTTGTGGAACGAATTACAATTCGTTTCTTTAAACAGCCATCAGTCCGTAAAATCAAGCTTGATAAGTTTGGTGCATATGCCATTAAACAGATGCAGTCCCAAAGGAATGTAAATCAGATTTCTGAAGCGATGAGTGAACATTTTGGTGAGGAAGCAGAGCCAGCCTTACCGCGGTTGATGAAATTTCTGGAAATTCTTGAGGCTCATGATTGGATCATATGGGATAATGAAGAAGAAAAATGA
- a CDS encoding SAM-dependent methyltransferase, whose translation MEETNYDEMLNIRTVGEQKNFNDSLHYHRYEPTPYSALEHLFKKYALKRDDRIVDFGCGKGRLNFFIHHLYQSAVVGVEMNENFYKEAIENLNGYMKKRKNINGNIEFRCCLAEEYDIDTKDNRFYFFNPFSVHIFMKIINNILLSFEKEPRQIELILFYASQDYIFFLENQTAFELKNEVMLPGLTESNPFEKFVIYELLN comes from the coding sequence ATGGAAGAAACGAATTATGATGAAATGCTGAACATCAGGACGGTAGGCGAACAAAAAAATTTCAATGATTCTTTGCATTATCACCGCTACGAACCTACGCCATACAGTGCATTAGAACATTTATTCAAAAAATATGCTCTGAAAAGAGATGATCGCATTGTGGATTTTGGATGCGGTAAAGGACGCTTGAATTTTTTTATCCATCACTTATATCAATCAGCCGTGGTTGGCGTGGAGATGAATGAAAATTTCTATAAAGAAGCGATCGAGAATCTGAATGGCTACATGAAGAAAAGGAAAAACATCAATGGCAATATAGAATTCCGCTGTTGTTTGGCAGAAGAATATGATATTGATACGAAAGACAATCGTTTTTATTTTTTTAATCCGTTCTCGGTACATATTTTCATGAAAATCATCAATAACATTTTGCTTTCCTTTGAAAAAGAACCGCGCCAAATCGAACTTATATTATTTTATGCTTCACAGGATTATATTTTTTTCCTCGAAAATCAAACCGCATTCGAGCTGAAAAACGAAGTGATGTTACCTGGCTTGACTGAATCTAATCCTTTTGAGAAATTCGTCATATACGAATTGTTGAATTGA